The genomic interval CCTATCTCCCAAAAGCTCTGCATTTCTATGTGAAAATAACATTATTGCAAGGTACCTTATTCAAAAGGTTAGTATATGTGTCATAATacaattttattattattttcattatATCCTTCCTAGGTATAAAAGGCAACACTTGTCAATAATTCATATGATTATAATcatagaatataatagactatTGCTAAGAAAGATTCCTAGCACGAATAGTTTCTTCCCATGACTTAACTCTGGTGGTCTTTGCCAGGTGTCAGGTGTTTCCTACGGTTCTCACTACCCTGGGAATGTCTGGGAACTTCCTCCATATCCTGCATACAAACACGCATTTATATTATGTTAGATAAATTGAAATGACAGAAATATTTACATAGATTGATGGATGCAGGGCAACCTGCAACAGCACGGTAAATTGAAGGAGAAGCATTCTCACCTGTGTTGTAGCATCCAACAGGTCTCTGGAGGGTATCAGACAGCCAGCCTCACCCAGGAAGCACAGAAGGATATGGAGCACATCTGCCCAGCGGCCGACAGTCAGCATCAGGACCATGAGCCCCCCTAGACGCACCACCACTGTGTTTATAACAGCTTGGCCACTTGGCTGGCGATGTTGCTCCTCTGAGTAGAAAATAATTATCATCAGTTGAACGCTTTCTCAATGAGAATGACAACACTATGCTTGTAATTTACTTGTTTTGTGGTATTTACAAAATACCCAAATAGTATCTGACAATCTGCTGCTTAAACGTTTCCCCATACAGGATACAGTATGTTCAGTCTCTCACCCTGCATATACACCACCAGCAGTGTGTAGCAGATTGTCAGTGGAGTCCAGAACCTGAGGGCTTCTGTAGCTGAGAGGAAGTGTTTGTTTATTATAGATATGGAGGAAATGGCAGCCACTGCAAAGCTGAGCATAAGGGCCCTGGTCAGGTGTGGTAACAAAGAGCAACCTGATGTGAGCAGTGCAATGCACACTCCACAGTAGCGCTGGGAACTGTGTAGTTTGTACAGTGCAGTGACATGGAGCCGTAGGCGCCCAGTCTGGCTGGCAAGGAACCAGCTCAGTCCTGCAGCTAGGAGGAGGCAGAGCCAGCGCTGCGGCGCCCCCTCGTGGAGGAAATGGAGACTGCAGCTGAGGGCACAACCCAGGGAGAACTGGCACTGGACCAGCAGCTGCTGTAGGAACCTACTGGACTCCTGCATATTCAGAGAGCAGATGGATCAAGGCTGATGAATGGGTGACATGAGAGAGATTTTCATATAATTATAGGTGACATTTATGTTATTATCTTGCAAGTGCCTCACTGGTCCAGCTGTGACCCAAGCTGACACTGCTCTGAGGGAGAACTCTAGAACCACCAGGGAGGCAACCCGAGAGCCCACTACAGCCAGCATCACTGACAGGAACAAGAACTGGAGAGTTCCACTCAGCCCAAATGTAGCACTTGCTTGATGCCTTGATTTCTTCTGCATAGATGTCTCTTTGCTGCTGCTTTTGTTGCTTGAACTGAGTAGAGAAAGTATTAATTTCAAAGCAGTGAAATACAAATCAATGATTTCTAAGGATACATTGATTACTATTGACAATGTAAATCACATTACAGTCTTTGTTCATAGTGACGAAATCAAGCACAATATTCAATAGCACAAATTATTAAACTACGTCAAGAGGCCTTAGTAGG from Oncorhynchus tshawytscha isolate Ot180627B linkage group LG22, Otsh_v2.0, whole genome shotgun sequence carries:
- the tmem82 gene encoding transmembrane protein 82, which produces MLSLITSFLPSLPGWLTLDATPLDSLLQGLIGACGISVLCNLLRVHVFLEAESSSNKSSSKETSMQKKSRHQASATFGLSGTLQFLFLSVMLAVVGSRVASLVVLEFSLRAVSAWVTAGPESSRFLQQLLVQCQFSLGCALSCSLHFLHEGAPQRWLCLLLAAGLSWFLASQTGRLRLHVTALYKLHSSQRYCGVCIALLTSGCSLLPHLTRALMLSFAVAAISSISIINKHFLSATEALRFWTPLTICYTLLVVYMQEEQHRQPSGQAVINTVVVRLGGLMVLMLTVGRWADVLHILLCFLGEAGCLIPSRDLLDATTQDMEEVPRHSQGSENRRKHLTPGKDHQS